CCTGAAACAATTACGGGGTTTAGGGGTGCAATTTCTTCAATTAAATTTTCGCAAAAAGCGTTGCCATAACTGGTAATTTTTCGGGTGCCAACGATGCTTATTATTTTCTTTCCTGCCAAATCTATATTTCCGCTGTGAAAGAAAAGTATGGGTCCATCCAAACAATGCTTTAATTTTTCGGGATAATCTTTGTCTTTGAAATAACAAAATTGAATATTATTTTGTTCAATAAACTGAAGTTCTTCATCTGCTTCCTCCAACTGTTTATTTAGATTGATATCCTTTAGACGCAAAAGACCGATGCCGTCAATTTTGGCAAGGTTGCTTTTTTTCTCCTTGAAAATTGCTTCCGCAGCGCCCATTTTCCGCAGTAATTTTTTCGCTGAAATATCACCCAGATTTGGAATGCGCTGCAAAGCAAGCGTATAGCGTAATTCGTTTTTCGAAAGCATGGTTTAGAAATTAAAAACGGGGGAGATTTTAAAAATACGAAATTTTTAAGTTGTTAATAAATTACCAAAGCAAAAATTGGATTACCCTCAAAAAAAGCTAATTTTGTTTATATGCAACTTACAACCTACATAGCCGACCTGCTTTACCGATACGAATGTGTTATTGTTCCTGGGTTTGGGGCGTTTTTAACCCGCTATAAATCTGCCCAGATTGATGATGCTACAAATACGTTTCATCCTCCTTCCAAAATTGTTTCGTTCAACAAACAATTGCAGGCGAACGATGGTCTGTTTGCCAATTATGTTGCTTCTGTAGAAAAATGCAGTTACGAAACTGCATTGCAAAGAATTCGGAATTTTACAGCTGAAATTTCAATGGCGCTTTCAGAAGGAAAAACCATTTCTTTTAAAAATATAGGAACGTTTTCCTTGAACGAAGAAAAATCCCTTCAGTTTGAACCATTACCGCAACAGAATTTCAGCACTTCCGCTTTTGGTCTATCATCTTTTGTCTCGCCACAAATAAGTCGCGAAGTTTACAAGGAAACTGTGGATGCTTTTGAAGAAAAGGCACCGATACACTTTACGCCCGAAGGAAGGGAAGTCAAACCTTACCTTAAATATGCCGCTATTGCAGTTTTAGCTATATCAGCAATAGGTTTTGGAAGTTTAAAGCTTTATGAAAATCAGGTTCAAAAATTCAACTATGCGGAAAGGGAAAAGGCTAATAGCTTAGTTGAAAACCAAATACAGGAGGCAACATTTGTAATTGAAAATCCCCTGCCGGTGGTGAACCTACAAGTTCCAAAACATACCGGATTGTACCATATTGTTGCTGGAGCCTACCGCATGGAAGAAAATGCTGAAAAGAAGGTTTCACAATTGCGCGAAAAGGGCTATTCTCCTTTAAAAATGGAGGTTAATAGATACGGGCTTCATCAAGTTCTTTATGCAAGTTTTAATGATAAGTTAGAAGCACAGCGAAAACTTTATGAAATTCAGAAATCTGAAAATCCGGATGCTTGGCTATTAGTTCAGGAAATTCATTAAAATTTCTTCCACATCCCTTTTTTTCTTTCCTCATTTTTCACTCCCCATTGTTTGGAACTTAGGTATCTTTGCAAAAATTTTTACAGATGCAATCTAAGACACCGCAACAATCTTTAACCGTTTATACAGATATGGTATTGCCCAGCGAAACAAATCCTATTGGGAATATGTTTGGGGGTGAATTGCTGGCAAGGATGGACCGTGCCGCAAGCATTGCTGCTCGTCGCCATAGCCGTAGAATTGTAGTTACTGCATCTGTAAACCACGTGGCGTTCAATAAAATGATCCCCTTGGGGAGTGTTGTAACAGTTGAAGCAAAGGTTTCCAGGGCTTTTAGCAGTTCCATGGAAGTTTATATGGATGTTTTTATTGAAGACCGTGAAAGTGGCGAAAGAAGCCTTTCAAACGAAGCTATTTACACGTTTGTAGCTGTGGATGAAATGGGCAATCCTGTTCGGGTTCCAGAGCTTGTTCCCGAGACAGAACTGGAAAAAAAACGTTTTGAGGCGGCCCTTCGCCGAAAACAATTGAGCCTTGTACTTGCAGGAAAAATGAAACCAAAAGATGCTACAGAGTTGAAGGCACTATTTCAATAATTAATATATCATTTCATAAACCATTGATTGTGTTGATTTTTCGCTGGAATGATTTTATGTTAAAATGTAATATTTTCCCCAATTCATGATTATTTTAAAGTAGGTATTAAATATATTTGGAAACATTTCTTGAAAAATTCTCAGAAATTTTTGAAAAAAGATGCATCTAAATATATGTTCAAATCTATCAAATCATGAAAAAAACTACTTTCCCGACTCTCCGGAGTATCTGCTTTTTGGCAATTGTGCTTATATTTTCAAGTACATTTGGCCAAAATCCAAACAATATTAAATTTCAGGACGAAACGTATGCAATGCCTGAAAACATTAATACATTCCAATGGAGTTCAATGCCAGAATCAGCAGAACTTCAAAACGGTTACATAGGCTGGGTCCAATTTTACGAAACTCCAAGCCAAGCGGTTCAAGATCTTTTTAAGCAAAATAAGATGGAATTGCTGGAGTATATTCCACATCAAACCTATCTTTTTTATTTCCCTAAAAACACTTCGGTGAGTTTTTTAAGGAATAAAGGGGTTCGAAGTATTGTACCCGTATACGGAAACTCAAAGCTTTCGCGAGATTTAAAAAATCCTCCTTTTGATAGTTGGGCGATGGACGGCAATAATATTTTAGTGACGTTGCAATTTCACAAATATGTATCTGCAGATTATGTGATCCAGCAATTGGCAGAAAAGCAAATAGCTGTAAAGCAGACCTACAAGGGCTCAAATAATATAGATCTATCCATCCCCAATAATTGCTTGGAAGACCTCTCAAACCTTCCTTTTGTGAAATGGGTTGAACTTATCGTGGCGCCCTCTGTGCCGGATGATACAAGAGGCAGAAGCTTGCACCGTTCCAGTAACTTGGACACTCAAACCTCTGCAGGAAGAAACTATACCGGATTAAATATTGGCGTACTTTGCCGTGATGATGGCATAGTAGGGCCCCACATTGATTTTCAGGGAAGAATAGACAATTCCATGGCTAGTGGAACTGGACAGTCCCATGGTGATGGTGTTTCTGGAATTATGGCTGGTGCGGGCAACCTAAACCCTTCCAATAGGGGAATGGCTGCGGGCTCTTTGTTATATGTTTCAAATTACGAACCTTCTTTTTTAGATTCTCCTACTGTTACCTTAATTAATAGTGGAGATGTAGTGATAACCAATTCATCATACAGTAATGGTTGTAACGCAGGTTATACTACTATTACCCAAACAGTAGATACGCAGGCGCAAACATTACCAAATCTTCAACATACTTTTTCCGCTGGTAATTCCAATGGAAACAATTGTGGATATGGTGCAGGCAATCAATGGGGAAATATTACCGGCGGCCATAAGCAGGGTAAAAACGTAATAGCGACCGCAAACGTATTTTTTGATGGTTCGTTGGTTAACTCTAGTAGCCGTGGCCCTGCCCACGATGGTAGAATAAAGCCGGACATTGCTGCAAATGGCCAAAACCAAATTTCGACCAATGAGAACAACACCTATCAATCATTTGGCGGCACCTCTGGTGCTTCTCCAGGTATTGCAGGTGTTGCTGCACAATTGTATCAAGCATATTCTGAAGCAAATAGCAATGTATTGCCTCCAGCAGCACTCATTAAAGCTACTCTATTAAATACCGCCAATGAAGCTGGCAACATAGGGCCAGACTTTAAATTTGGGTGGGGTATTGTAAACGGTCTTCGAGCTGCAAAACTTATTGAGGATGAACGATATTTATCTAGTTCAATCTCACAAGGAGTTTCTAATAATCATATTATAAATGTACCCTCAGGTACTAAGCAAGTGCGCTTTATGGTATATTGGAGTGATGCTCCGGCTACTCCTGGCGCAAATCCAGCTTTGGTAAATGATTTGGACCTTGTTGTAACTGGTCCTTCCAGTAACAATTATCTACCGTGGATATTGGATGAAACCCCAGACCCTATTACACTTAATAACCCAGCTACCAATGGTCCCGACCATTTAAATAATATGGAACAGGTTCTTATAAATAATCCTGCATCTGGAAATTACACCATCAATATTAATGGATTTAATGTGCCAATGGGACCACAGGAGTACTTTGTGGTTTATGAAATTATTGAAGATAACGTAACGGTTACTTACCCAAATGCGGGGGAAAGCTTTGTTCCCGGTGAAACTGAATCCATTCATTGGGATGCTGTGCCGGCAAACACTACTTCAAATTTTGTTTTGGAATATTCTACAGACAATGGTAGCAGTTGGAATCCTATTGCAACAGTTTCAAACACTACCACTAATTACGGTTGGAATGTGCCAAATTCAGTAACGGGAGATGCATTAATTAGGGTTAGCAATGGGGCTTCACAAGATATTAGTGATGAAAATTTCTCTATAGCTCCTTTGGTAACCAATGTTCAAGTTACGCAGGTTTGTCCAGACGAAGCAACCTTTTCATGGAACGCTGTAACTGGTGCAGAATCTTATGACTTATATCTATTGGGAGAAAAATATATGGAAGTGGTTGGCACTTCTTCAACAACTACCATAACTGTACCCATAGCAAATGAAACTGATCCTCTTTGGGCAGCAGCAGTTGCGAAAAATGCAACTAATGGTTGGGAAAGCAGAAGAACTATTGCTACGTTTTATCCAGGAGGATTGTTAAACTGTTCATTAACAAATGATGTTTCTATACAAAATAATAATGAGCCTAGTGATTTCAACCTAATTTGTAATCCTGACCCAGCAATTGTTTCTGCAATAATAATGAACTCAGGTGTTGCGCCACAAAGCAATTTTGAAGTTTCATATCAATTGGATAGCAATCCCGCGGTTACTGAAACTTATGCCGGAACGCTTAATTCAGGCCAACAAGTTACTTTTGATTTTGTGGAGCCTTTAGGCATTTCTTCTTCCGGTACATATACCCTTACTGTATCTGTTGATTTATCGGGCGATGAAAATCCAAATAACGATACTGACTCCTTAACATTCTTTGCAGCTACTGAAGCTACTCCGTTAGATTTTGAGGAGCCTTTTGATGTAAATGGAATGCCACCTCCAGGGTGGAATATATTAAACCCTGATACCGAGGATACTTGGGTTGAGAGAGACAATATTACTGGAAGTGATGGCTCGCAAACAGTAACAGCTTATATTGACAATTTTTCATATAATGCTGCAGGTGAAGAAGATATAATTGCGACTGAATACTTTGACCTTGTATCTGCAAATTCCGCACAATTGGATTTTGATTTGGCGAAAGCTCAATATTCTGCTGGTTTTTCGGACGCTTTTAGAGTAGATATATCTACAGATTGCGGAGCTACTTTCACCCAAATATATTATAAGGATGGTTTGGATCTTTCCACCTTGCCAGGATATGAAACGGGGAACTGGACTCCAAATTCCGCTTCTGACTGGCGAACAGAAACAATAGATCTTGCGGCCTATTTGGGAGAATACATACAGTTGCGTTTTGTGAATATTAACGGTTATGGAAACAGTACGTTCATTGACAATATCAATGTAAGGGGTGTACTGAGCGTTGCCCAGGCAGATTTGAACAATATTAGAATGTATCCTAACCCTGCTACAAGTGAAGTATTCATCAATTTCAACAATGTTTTACTTAATAATGTTTCCATTACATTATTTAATAGCTTGGGACAGCGATTGAGCTATATTTCAGAAGCTGAAATGGCGGGAAAAACTCAAACTGTCCTAAACGTTTCAGGCTTCACCAGTGGAATTTATTTTGTGAAAATAAAAGCAGGAAATAATACTACAACCAAAAAACTAATAGTAAAATAACCATTAAATTAAGGGAGCTGTTTGGCTCCCTTTTTTACATCCTATAAATCCAATCGGCGGGGTTTATCTTGGTTTTGTTCTGATAGATGTAGAATTTTAAGACCGTTCTTCCTTCAGTAGCACTCTTTGCAACAGTTCCAATAGTTTGTTTTGTGGATACTTTGTCACCTTTTTTTACAGAAACAGTAGCCAAGTTACTATACACTGAAATGTAGTCTCCGTGTTGAATAAAAACAACTTTATTTGCCCCTTTTATTATTTGGATAGACATTACCTGGCCTTCAAAAATAGACCGTACCTCCGCATTATCTTCGGTAGCAATCTCGACCCCACTACTATTGGTTGTTACATTTGGAAACTGTGGGTGCTGGTGTGTCCCAAAACTTTTTACTACCATTCCTTTTTCAACGGGCCAGGGCAATTTTCCTTTGTTATTGGTAAAGCTTGCGGCAAGCGCCCGGTCTTCAGCAGTTAATGCAAATTCTTCAGACTTTGCGGGTTTGGTTATGGTATTTTTTGTTGTGGTCGTTATAGTTGTGTTACCCTTTGCTTTTTCAGCTGCAAGCGCCTTTTCACGCGCTATTCTATTTGCCTCTTCTATTGCGGCTTTTATAAGTGCGTCAATTTGGCGGTCTATTTCGTCTGCTTGTTTCTGTTTTGTTCTAATTTGTGCTGTAAATTTGCTTTCATCCTTTTTCAAGGTAGCCACGAGTGCTTGTTGATCTTTTCGCTCACTGGTCAATTGAGATTTTGCCACTTCGTTTTCAGCAATCAACTTTTGCTTGGTCTTTTTCTGTTCAATCAAATCTGCATTTAGTTTTTGAAGCTCTTCGGTTTTTGCTTTGATGCTCTCGCCTTGTTTCTTTCTAAACTTGGCATATTGCTTCATGTATTGCACCCGTTTATAGGCCTGTAGAAAATTCTGGGAGGACAACAAAAACATAATCCTACTCTGTTGGTTTTTGCTTTTGTATGATTTGCGAACCATTTCTGCATAATCTGCCTTCATTACCTTAAGCTCTTCACGTAGTGTGCTTATCTTATCAATGTTGTCATTAATGTTTCGGGTAAGTAAATTGGCTTGCTGGTTGGTAACACGAATAAGGTTTTCGCTGGCAGCAATGCGCTGGTTGAGATCTTCAACTTGCGAAAGCACTGATTTTTCCTCCTTTTTTGTTTTAAAAAGAAGCGAATTTATCTGCTTTATTTCTTCCAGAATGGCCTGTCTTTTTTCCTCAAGTTCCTTTTGTTTGTCAACTTGCGCAGAAACTGTTGAAATCGTAATTAAACCAATAAATAAAAAAAGATATGTGCGGAAATGCTTCATTTAGTTAAGTTGGATTTCTTCGTAGCCTTGTGGAATTTCAAACGGAAAACTCACGTCTGCATTCAAATCTATTTTTTTGAAATTCATTTCTATTTTTGTTTTTGAGCCTTTTTCCGAAGTGTCTATTGAAATTATTGATGGAAAATATTGCCCGCCAATCTCTTGGTAATCGCCATAACGGATGCTCAATAATCTATCCGCATTGGGCTGGGATAGGGTTTCCAAAGCAATTTTGAAATTTTCTGGGTTCAAAAATAGTGAATGTATAAAATCTTGCGGTTGCTGTTTGGGCTGCATTTTAAATTTATTCTGAAAAACCTCTGATTTATACTCTGAGGGATTCAACGTAAATATGGATTGCCCCAAAAGCAGATTCTGGGCCTGTTGAAAATTTATCGGAGTACCGATCCATTCGCCCAACAAAGCAAAATCACCTTCAAAGTACGTGTTGCCAACAGTTTCATAATAGCGCACGCTTGTGGGCGTTATCAGGACCTTTGCGATTGTAATTCCCAAAATCGAAGCTTTTACCCAAATGTGCTTGTCTTTTTCCATACGCAGGCTCACGGTAATACTCTGCAATTTTTCATCGGTTTCATACACCAATTGTACCCTTCCCGCCAGTGTTTTAAAATCTGGGGCAGCAGCTTTGTGGGCAGCAATTATCTCCTTGGCAGAAGCATTTTCGATATTTGAAATGTTCTTGGCACCACCGCAGGATGAAAGTACCAGTAGCAACAAAATGTAATAGGGTTTCAGTTTCATAAAATTAATTCGGCATTTTAGTTGCGGCAGCTTTATCGGAATACATTTTGGCTTTTTTGTCATCGCCTTTGGTACTGTAGGCCAAGCTTAATTGTTGGTAAAAATCACGCTCCATTTTTGGATCTTCCAAAATAAAATCCAGACCAATTTCCAGACTTTCAATTGCGGCGTCACTTTTTTGAAGTCCGTTGTTTGCAACACCATTCAATAAATATAAAAGTGCTTGTGAGGGAAAAATTTCAAGGCCTTCAGCACTCAGTTTTACTGCGGCATCATATTTTTTGAAATCTATTTGAAACAAAAGTGTATTCTTCAAAAGATGGTAATTATCAGGGTCTTGGGCTATTCCTTTTTCATATGCGGTAAGGGCGTCTTCCTTTCGGTTTTTTGCAGCGTAATAATCTCCCAGTTTTTCGTAAACACGACCGTTTTCAATTGAAAATTGACTTACTATTTCTGCCAATTGCGTTTCGTATTCTGGGTTTTCATTCACATACTGAATAAAATCGCCCAGGACTTTATACTTTGTTTCCTTATCAACCTCTTCCGAAGCAAAAACAATTTTCATAGATTTTATTGCTTCCACGGCATTGCCCTCATCCAGATAAAATTTATAAAGCGCCAAATGTACCAATTGTGAATTTGGATTGCTTTCCAACAGGTTTTTTGCAGCTTCAAATGCTTTTTCTTTATTGCCCTGCTCACTGTAGAGAAAGATGAGATTCAGATATTCTTTTTCGTTTTTTGGATTGTTGTCAATTTTCTGTTCTAGATTTTCTATTGCTCCTTCGGTATTGCCGCTGGCACGATAAATTTGGGCACGCAAGGCATTTCTTATATCACTCTCGCCCCAAATTTGATCAAGGTTGTCCAATTGCTCCAAAGCTTTGTCATATTGCTTTGTAAGTGTATAAAGATTGGCTAAATCTTCTTTGTAATCTTCATCAAAAGGTATAAGCTTTTGTACCAAAGGAATGGCTTTTTCATAGTCTTTCTGTTGATAGTACAATTCATAAAACTGCTCCAAAACATCCAGTTTATCGCCTTGGCTTTTCAATACTTTGTTGAAATTTTCTTCAGCTTGAGCATATTGTTTTAGATAGGTGTGGTTTTTCCCCATTTCAAAATAAACCACGGCTTTGTTCTCTTCGCTTTTTGCTGCCTTTTCGGCTTTGTTTAAAGCGATGAGCGCTAGTTCATAATTCTCAATGCCCTTTTGTTTTAACGCTTCAAAAAAGTTTTCCTGAAACGCATCAGTAACATTTTCCGGTTCTGCATTTGGCAGATTTTCGGTTTCTTGAGACCATGCATCGTTTGGCAGAAGCAGTATTCCGAAGAAAATTAGAAGTATGTGTTTTATTATTATCCTCAAATTATGAAATTTCTGCCTTAAAAGGAATAGGTTATTTTAACTCTGAATAATCACCGATGCTCACATTGGTGAATTTGCCATCAAAAGTAGCATAATTGCCAATCATGGCGTTATCCAAATGTGCGTTCTTTATTTTTGAATGCTTTTGGATAATACTGTTTTTTACGGCACTATCCTCAATTACCGTGCCCTCGCCAATAGAGGCGTATGGGCCAACAGTGCTGTTTTTTAAAATTACACTTTCACCAATAAAGCAAGGTTCAATTATTTTTGAATTTTCATTGCTGATGTTTTCAGAAATCAAAGGATAATTTGCTTCAGAAAGAAAACCCAACATTTTTTGATTGGTTTCCACGGTAACTTCTTTATTTCCGCAATCCATCCATTCATCTACCGTTCCGGTTTTAAAAATTTTTCCTTTGGCCATCATTTGTTTTATACCGTCGTTTATTTGGTATTCGCCGCCATTGATAATGTTGTTTTCTAAAACAAATTGTAATTCATCTTTAAGTTGCGAAACATCCTTAAAATAGTAAATACCTATAACGGCTTGGTCGCTCACATATTCTTTTGGTTTTTCAACCAGTTCAATAATCTCGTTTTTATCGTTAAGGTTTACAACGCCGTAGGCTTCGGGATTTTCAACTTTTTTGGTCCAAATTACAGCATCTGCATCTTTGTCCAAATCAAAATCTGCACGTATCAAAGTATCTGCATAAGCGATTACTGCCGGTCCCGAAAGTGAATCCTTGGCACACATAATTGCATGGCCTGTTCCCTTTGGATCGAGTTGGCGATAAATAGTAGGCTTTGCATTTAAACTTGTTGCAAGTGCTTTTAAACTTTCCACCACATCATCACCAAAAAAAGCGGGATCGCCGAGAATGAATGCGATTTCATCAATCTTTTCATTCAAAACTCCAACAATATCTTCCACCAAACGGTGCACGATTGGTTTTCCTGCAACGGGAATCAATGGTTTTGGAACGGTAAGTGTATGTGGGCGAAGTCGGCTGCCGCGGCCTGCCATTGGGACTATTATTTTCATTTTTTTTTAAATTGAATTCAAATTCTTATTTCACGCCAGTACTTCCAAAACCTCCCGCTCCGCGTGAAGTATCGGTTAATTCTTCAACTTCTTCCCAAACGGCGCGTTCGTGTTTTGCGATTACCAATTGCGCAATTCGTTCGCCGTGTTCAATAGTAAAGTCTTCGTTGGAAAGGTTTACCAAAATCACCCCGATTTCTCCGCGATAATCGGCATCAATGGTTCCGGGGGAATTTAAAACAGTGATTCCTTTTTTTGCTGCCAAACCGCTTCGTGGGCGCACTTGTGCTTCGTAACCGATTGGCAATTCAATGAAAAGCCCTGTTTTTACAATGGCACGTTGCAAGGGTTTTAATGTTGAAGGTCCGTCAACGCAGGCGCGTAAATCCATTCCGGCGGAAGCTATTGTTTCGTAGGAAGGCAATGGGTGGTTTGATTTGTTGATTATTTTAATTGTCATTGAAAATTATTTTCGGATGATTTTTAAAAATTCCTTCTTTTCAGAATAGAACATAATTACGGCAAATACAATTAACAACGCAGTTCCTATCAATATATTTCCGTTGAAAGCGTAAAAGGAAATTGCCGAAAAACCAATGGCCAAAAGCAAATAACCGCTTATTTTTTTCGCTTCGTAAGGCACGTCATAATACTTGCGGCCGTAAAGATACGAAAGCACCATCATACTGCCATAGGCGGCAAGCGTTGCGATTGCGGAACCCATATAACCTATAATAGGAATCAAAACATAGTTCAAAACTAAAGTTACAATTGCCGCAAAAATTGAAATATAGGCCCCGAATTTTGTGCGGTCCGTAACTTTGTACCATACCGAAAGGTTGTGGTAAATTCCCAAAAAAAGATTCGCCAAAAGTATGAGTGGAACTATTTTTAACGCCTCCCAATATTGACTGTTTGGGATTAAAATTCGTTTGAAAATGTCTATATACACAACTACGACCAAAAGAATGAGGCAGCCGAAAAGCGTGAAATATTTGGTAATGGTGGCATACGTATTTTTTGCATTTTCGTGACCGGAATGGTTGAAGAAAAATGGTTCGATGCCCAATCGGAAAGCCATAACGAAAAGCGTCATAAACATTCCCAATTTATAGCAGGCAGAATAAAGACCAACCTGAACCTCCGCAATATTTTCGGGTAAAAGATATTTCAGAAGAATTCTGTCAAAAGCTTCGTTTATACTGAAAGCAATTCCTGCAATCAATACGGGAATGGCGTATTTCATCATCTGTTGCCAAATGGTTTTGCTGAAACCGAAACCAATTTTCGCATAAAGCGGAAGCAGTACCAAAAGCGTTACTGCACTCGCAATTAAGTTCGCGATGAAAACATACGCTACTTTATTTTCGGGAAACCAAAGGGAATTCCAATAACCGCTGCTTTTAGCAAGTTTCGGAAGCATTAAAAGGAAAAATAAATTGAATGCGAGATTTATAACTACGTTGAAAATTTTGACCGTAGCATATTTCATGGGTTTTTCGTTGGCGCGGAACCATACGAATGGTAATACCACCAAAGCGTCCAAAGCTAAAATTAAAAGTCCGTAGGTTACGTATTCAGGTTTAAAATCTGAAACCTCAGCGATGAAATTTCTGAAAAGCAACGTTATTCCCAAAAATATTAATGTGGAAACCGTAAGCGAGGTAAGCGTTGTGGACTGAACGATTTTTTGTTGTGAAGCGTCTTTGGTAACAAATCTGAAAAAAGCGGTTTCCATTCCGTAGCTCAACAAAACATTTCCCAAAATAAGGAACGCCATCACGGTGGAATAGATTCCGTATTCCTCGGGCAACAAAACTTTCACATAAAGCGGCACTAAAATTACCGAGAGCACGCGCGGCAAAACCGTGGCGAGGCCGTAAATAAATGTCTGTTTAAAAAGTTTTTTGAAAACGCTCAATGCGGTGCAGTTTTATAGCGCAAAAGTATTGAAAATAATAGTTTTGAAGGCTACTTCCCTAACTTCATATTTTAAATGAAAAGGTTTGAAATTTCCTCCGTAATTTTTGTGGGCCGAAATGTTTTCGCATCCAAAAAGCACCAAAGCGTGGTAGCTTCAACGATAATTTTTCCATCAGAAGGACGGATTATTTTGTAATGTCGTTCACTTTTTACGCCTTCGTAATTATCAATCCAGGTCTGGGTTTCAAGTTCTTCGCCTAAAAAGGAAGGATTTTTATAGGAAATGAAATGATTCAAAACTACCCAAACATATTGCTCACGCTGTGCTTCGGTAGTTTTTGAAATCCAATGCGCTTTCGCAGCATCAAGGCACCATTGCAAATAAGTAACATTATTTACGTGATTCAAACCATCAATAGCTGAAGCGGGAACGGTGAAGCGCTGTTTGAAAATTTCAGATTTCAAAAGCCTAAAATTAATTTCGCAATAAGAAAATAGGTAAGTATTCCGAAAATATCATTGCTTGTGGTTATAAACGGACCCGTTGCTACGGCAGGATCAATTCCTCTTTTATCTAAAAGAATGGGAATGAATGTGCCAATCAAAGCCGCAAGAATAATAACAGTTATAATTGCGATACCAATACTGATGGATTCGAGATAAG
The Aequorivita iocasae genome window above contains:
- a CDS encoding oligosaccharide flippase family protein produces the protein MSVFKKLFKQTFIYGLATVLPRVLSVILVPLYVKVLLPEEYGIYSTVMAFLILGNVLLSYGMETAFFRFVTKDASQQKIVQSTTLTSLTVSTLIFLGITLLFRNFIAEVSDFKPEYVTYGLLILALDALVVLPFVWFRANEKPMKYATVKIFNVVINLAFNLFFLLMLPKLAKSSGYWNSLWFPENKVAYVFIANLIASAVTLLVLLPLYAKIGFGFSKTIWQQMMKYAIPVLIAGIAFSINEAFDRILLKYLLPENIAEVQVGLYSACYKLGMFMTLFVMAFRLGIEPFFFNHSGHENAKNTYATITKYFTLFGCLILLVVVVYIDIFKRILIPNSQYWEALKIVPLILLANLFLGIYHNLSVWYKVTDRTKFGAYISIFAAIVTLVLNYVLIPIIGYMGSAIATLAAYGSMMVLSYLYGRKYYDVPYEAKKISGYLLLAIGFSAISFYAFNGNILIGTALLIVFAVIMFYSEKKEFLKIIRK
- a CDS encoding tetratricopeptide repeat protein — encoded protein: MRIIIKHILLIFFGILLLPNDAWSQETENLPNAEPENVTDAFQENFFEALKQKGIENYELALIALNKAEKAAKSEENKAVVYFEMGKNHTYLKQYAQAEENFNKVLKSQGDKLDVLEQFYELYYQQKDYEKAIPLVQKLIPFDEDYKEDLANLYTLTKQYDKALEQLDNLDQIWGESDIRNALRAQIYRASGNTEGAIENLEQKIDNNPKNEKEYLNLIFLYSEQGNKEKAFEAAKNLLESNPNSQLVHLALYKFYLDEGNAVEAIKSMKIVFASEEVDKETKYKVLGDFIQYVNENPEYETQLAEIVSQFSIENGRVYEKLGDYYAAKNRKEDALTAYEKGIAQDPDNYHLLKNTLLFQIDFKKYDAAVKLSAEGLEIFPSQALLYLLNGVANNGLQKSDAAIESLEIGLDFILEDPKMERDFYQQLSLAYSTKGDDKKAKMYSDKAAATKMPN
- a CDS encoding acyl-CoA thioesterase; the protein is MKSEIFKQRFTVPASAIDGLNHVNNVTYLQWCLDAAKAHWISKTTEAQREQYVWVVLNHFISYKNPSFLGEELETQTWIDNYEGVKSERHYKIIRPSDGKIIVEATTLWCFLDAKTFRPTKITEEISNLFI
- the dut gene encoding dUTP diphosphatase; amino-acid sequence: MTIKIINKSNHPLPSYETIASAGMDLRACVDGPSTLKPLQRAIVKTGLFIELPIGYEAQVRPRSGLAAKKGITVLNSPGTIDADYRGEIGVILVNLSNEDFTIEHGERIAQLVIAKHERAVWEEVEELTDTSRGAGGFGSTGVK
- a CDS encoding sugar phosphate nucleotidyltransferase gives rise to the protein MKIIVPMAGRGSRLRPHTLTVPKPLIPVAGKPIVHRLVEDIVGVLNEKIDEIAFILGDPAFFGDDVVESLKALATSLNAKPTIYRQLDPKGTGHAIMCAKDSLSGPAVIAYADTLIRADFDLDKDADAVIWTKKVENPEAYGVVNLNDKNEIIELVEKPKEYVSDQAVIGIYYFKDVSQLKDELQFVLENNIINGGEYQINDGIKQMMAKGKIFKTGTVDEWMDCGNKEVTVETNQKMLGFLSEANYPLISENISNENSKIIEPCFIGESVILKNSTVGPYASIGEGTVIEDSAVKNSIIQKHSKIKNAHLDNAMIGNYATFDGKFTNVSIGDYSELK